One part of the Thermodesulfovibrionales bacterium genome encodes these proteins:
- the nadA gene encoding quinolinate synthase — MPGRTALPEEILRLRDERRAIILSHNYQRDEVQEIADFVGDSLELSRKAATIDCDVIVFCGVNFMAESASILSPDKTVLLPESDANCPMAEMIQVSSPRRVSKTFPGYDVQPTFIFPHEFTLRDMKAKYPGVPVVAYVNTTADVKAESDICCTSANVVKVVESLPGDRVICIPDRNLSQWAQRNTGKQVIAWDGFCHVHDRVTREDVLKARREYPNALFMAHPECRPEVLEVADHVTSTSGMLRFARASEAREFIVGTEVGLMHRLRKENPDKIFHPLRRDMVCPNMKKTTLESVYRALKEMRAVIKVPEEIRVPAKRTLERMLEIK; from the coding sequence ATGCCCGGCAGGACAGCCCTCCCCGAAGAAATTCTGAGGTTGCGGGATGAACGGCGTGCCATAATCCTCTCCCATAATTATCAGAGAGACGAGGTGCAGGAGATCGCGGATTTCGTCGGAGACTCCCTTGAGCTATCGAGAAAAGCTGCCACTATAGATTGTGACGTTATTGTCTTCTGCGGTGTCAACTTTATGGCCGAAAGCGCTTCAATCCTCTCTCCGGATAAGACGGTGCTCCTCCCTGAAAGTGATGCCAATTGTCCGATGGCCGAGATGATTCAGGTCAGTTCACCGAGGCGGGTGTCGAAGACTTTCCCCGGGTACGATGTTCAGCCGACCTTCATATTCCCCCATGAGTTCACACTGAGGGACATGAAGGCCAAGTATCCGGGAGTGCCCGTAGTTGCCTATGTCAATACTACCGCCGATGTCAAGGCAGAGAGCGATATATGCTGCACATCCGCGAATGTCGTGAAAGTGGTGGAGTCCCTTCCCGGTGACAGGGTTATCTGCATCCCTGACAGGAATCTCTCCCAGTGGGCACAGAGGAATACGGGGAAGCAGGTAATCGCATGGGACGGTTTCTGTCACGTCCATGACAGGGTAACGAGAGAGGACGTTTTGAAGGCGCGGAGAGAATACCCCAACGCCCTCTTCATGGCGCATCCCGAGTGCAGGCCGGAGGTCCTTGAGGTGGCAGATCATGTGACATCCACATCGGGGATGCTCAGGTTTGCTCGGGCGTCAGAGGCAAGGGAATTTATTGTCGGTACGGAGGTCGGGCTTATGCACCGCCTCAGGAAGGAGAATCCCGACAAGATTTTCCATCCCCTGAGGAGGGATATGGTATGCCCTAACATGAAGAAGACGACATTAGAGAGCGTGTATCGCGCGCTTAAGGAGATGCGGGCCGTCATAAAAGTGCCCGAAGAGATAAGGGTACCTGCTAAGAGGACGCTCGAGAGGATGCTCG